A genomic region of Halomonas aestuarii contains the following coding sequences:
- a CDS encoding glycine betaine ABC transporter substrate-binding protein, whose translation MIKQPINRRIRFASLAMIAGAGLAAGSAQAQDKGTVNLAYVEWASEVASTNVVRAVLEQAGYEVEITSLSAAAMWQAVASGDADAIVAAWLPTTHEHYLERVSDDVVDLGTNLDGTKLGLVVPAYTDVDSIAELDENADTFDGTITGIDPGAGLMSLTEKVIENYDLEEVDLQSGSGATMTAALDSALDNKEDIVVTSWTPHWMFARWDLKYLEDPKDVYGGAEQIHTIARDGLKEDLPGAYAILDAFEWTPEQMGEVMLGNQAEDAEPYEVAKQWVAENQDVVQEWLSES comes from the coding sequence ATGATCAAGCAACCGATCAACCGTCGCATCCGTTTCGCCAGCCTCGCCATGATCGCCGGTGCCGGCCTCGCCGCAGGCTCCGCCCAGGCGCAGGACAAGGGCACCGTCAACCTGGCCTATGTGGAGTGGGCCTCCGAAGTCGCCTCCACCAACGTGGTCCGTGCCGTGCTGGAGCAGGCCGGCTACGAGGTCGAGATCACCTCGCTCTCCGCCGCCGCCATGTGGCAGGCCGTCGCCTCGGGCGATGCCGACGCCATCGTCGCCGCCTGGCTGCCGACCACCCACGAGCACTACCTGGAGCGGGTCAGCGACGACGTCGTCGACCTGGGCACCAACCTGGACGGCACCAAGCTGGGCCTGGTCGTGCCGGCCTACACCGACGTCGACTCCATCGCCGAGCTCGACGAGAACGCCGACACCTTCGATGGCACGATCACCGGCATCGACCCGGGCGCCGGCCTGATGAGCCTCACCGAGAAGGTCATCGAGAACTACGACCTCGAGGAGGTGGACCTCCAGAGCGGCAGCGGCGCCACCATGACCGCGGCCCTGGACAGCGCCCTCGACAACAAGGAAGACATCGTGGTCACCAGCTGGACGCCGCACTGGATGTTCGCCCGCTGGGACCTCAAGTACCTCGAGGACCCGAAGGACGTCTACGGCGGTGCGGAGCAGATCCACACCATCGCTCGCGACGGCCTGAAGGAAGACCTGCCGGGGGCCTACGCCATCCTGGATGCCTTCGAATGGACCCCCGAGCAGATGGGCGAGGTCATGCTGGGTAACCAGGCAGAAGACGCCGAGCCCTACGAGGTGGCCAAGCAGTGGGTCGCGGAAAACCAGGACGTGGTCCAGGAGTGGCTGTCCGAATCGTGA
- a CDS encoding universal stress protein yields the protein MFKKIMVPVDLAHLELIEPSLQAAADLARHYQAEVCYVGVTASTPGSAAHTPEEYATKLEAFAKERGKLHGQPVSSKTIVSPDPIADLDDTLIKAIEDVGADLVVMPTHPPKHADAVIPSHGGKVATHTKASIFLVRPSAGK from the coding sequence ATGTTCAAGAAGATCATGGTGCCGGTCGATCTGGCCCATCTGGAGCTGATCGAACCGTCGCTGCAGGCGGCAGCCGATCTCGCCCGGCACTACCAGGCCGAGGTGTGCTACGTCGGCGTCACGGCCAGTACGCCGGGGAGCGCGGCTCACACGCCCGAGGAGTACGCGACAAAGCTGGAGGCCTTCGCCAAGGAACGCGGCAAGCTCCATGGCCAGCCGGTGAGCAGCAAGACCATCGTCAGCCCCGACCCCATCGCCGATCTGGACGACACCCTGATCAAGGCGATCGAGGACGTGGGTGCCGACCTGGTCGTCATGCCGACCCATCCGCCCAAGCACGCGGATGCAGTGATCCCCTCCCACGGGGGCAAGGTGGCCACCCACACCAAGGCCTCGATCTTCCTCGTGAGGCCCTCCGCCGGAAAGTGA
- a CDS encoding ABC transporter permease, producing MEIPSIPLGQWIEGGLDWLTTEYSGVTRAISRVTQTGIDGLNDALFWLPPWALLLIIVGLCWWVASYRLAIGAALGMALIWNLDLWDPMIETLTLVVIATLVAVVIALPVGIAAALSERLYRTIMPVLDFMQTMPAFVYLIPAIPFFGIGSVSAIFATVIFSMPPAIRFTTLGIRQVPKDLIEAADAYGATRRQKLLKVQLPLSLPTLMAGINQTIMLALSMVVIAAMIGADGLGSEVWRAIQRLRPGDGFEAGIAVVILAMLLDRVTQSLRKGRKS from the coding sequence ATCGAAATCCCGAGCATCCCGCTGGGTCAGTGGATCGAGGGCGGCCTCGACTGGCTGACCACTGAATACTCCGGCGTGACCCGCGCCATCTCGCGAGTCACCCAGACCGGTATCGACGGGCTCAACGACGCCCTGTTCTGGCTGCCGCCCTGGGCGCTGCTGCTGATCATCGTCGGCCTGTGCTGGTGGGTGGCCAGCTATCGCCTGGCCATCGGTGCCGCCCTGGGCATGGCGCTGATCTGGAACCTGGACCTCTGGGACCCGATGATCGAGACCCTGACCCTGGTGGTGATCGCCACCCTGGTGGCGGTGGTCATCGCCCTGCCGGTGGGCATCGCCGCGGCGCTCTCCGAACGGCTCTACCGGACGATCATGCCGGTGCTGGACTTCATGCAGACCATGCCGGCATTCGTCTACCTGATCCCGGCGATCCCCTTCTTCGGCATCGGCTCGGTGTCGGCGATCTTCGCCACGGTGATCTTCTCCATGCCGCCGGCGATCCGCTTCACCACCCTCGGCATCCGCCAGGTGCCCAAGGACCTGATCGAGGCGGCCGACGCCTACGGCGCCACCCGCCGCCAGAAGCTGCTCAAGGTCCAGCTGCCGCTGTCGCTGCCCACGTTGATGGCCGGCATCAACCAGACCATCATGCTGGCCCTCTCCATGGTGGTGATCGCCGCCATGATCGGCGCCGACGGCCTGGGCAGCGAAGTCTGGCGCGCCATCCAGCGCCTGCGTCCGGGCGACGGCTTCGAGGCCGGCATTGCCGTGGTGATCCTGGCCATGCTGCTCGACCGCGTGACCCAGTCGCTGCGCAAGGGCCGCAAGTCATAA